The window GAACTTGTATAATTAaacaactaaaaataaaaataaaattaatacttAGGCCACATACAATCATTCCATTCTTTCACTAAACTTCTCTCCTCCACATCAGCGTCACATTAGCACAAACCCtttaacattcctttcactaaacactcacAATCATACACTACATTTTCAACTTTAACCAATTTTAAATTATTACTTaaatacaaataacattttattaaataaaattagaacattatattattaaaattttaaaacattacataattaaataaataaaagacaatacataaataaaaaaatacaataaaTAACGCTAATTGTTTCGAACAATATAATCATCCGGGAGTGTCCAAATGTGTTCGATCAAATTGTTGCGAAGGATATGATGCGCTCTTCGATCTCGCATCTCTCGATCCACCCGATCTTGGATCTCAACTCTTTCCTGCCAAGTACGTCGCGGCATGTTTTCTCGATTTCGGAGATAATCCTCTTCGAGGCCACATATGTTGCGCTCGTTGTCTTCGGTGATCATGTTGTGAAGTATAACACAAGTGTAAATGATTCGACGTATTTTATTGATACTATAGGGTCTTGCTGGGTGTTTTAGTATTGCCCAACGACCTTGAAGAACACCGAAAGCTCGTTCCACGTCTTTTCTCGCGGATTATTGAAAAcgtttaaactttatatttttttggCTCAAGTGGACATTTAAATGACTTGACAAGTGTTGCCCATTCTGGGTATATGTCATCTACCAAGTAATACCCTTTTGTAAATTCGTGCCCGTTGACAGTGTAACGGACCTCCGGAGCTCGACTATCCAATAAATCTTCGAACAAATCCGATTCATTAAGAACATTAATATCATTGTTCGAACCCGCTGGACTAAAGAAAACGTGCCAAATCCACATATCGTAGGACACAACCGCCTCGAGCATTATGTTGGTCCTTCATGATCACCTCTGTGGTAATGCCCTTGCCACGCAACTGGACAATTTTTCCAAGCCCAGTGCATGCAATAAAGACTACCTAACATCCTCGGAAAACCGTGCATCTCCAAATGTTTGGCATGCAATCGACGAATATCTTCTTCAGTTGGTTTCCTTAAATATTCTCGCGCAAATATATGAATAATACATTTACAATAATTGTTTAAACAGTCACGAGACGTAGATGCGCCCATGTGTAAATATTCATCGAATGCATCAGGCGCAATGCCATACGCCAATTGACGTATCGCcgatgtacacttttgaaagatattGAAACCGAGTTGACCGGTTGCATCAAAATGTTGGTCAAAATATTGAAAATAATCGGGTTTCGGTTGAGATTCGTATGATAGAATAGCATGACCAATACGATTAAACAATGACTTACTCATTCGGTATCGATTTCGAAAATAATCACCGGAAATGTTGGATTATCCGAGAAATAGTCGTTGTACAAACGATTACCGGTATCAATCCGATCTCTTTGTAACCGACGTCTTCTAAAAATTGTACGAGAATTTCGAGCTTCATCTTCTTGGTCCATTGAATCAAGCAAATCGAGATAGTTAAGCGCGTTGTAACAGTCTTGAATTAAATCTTCATCGGAATCGGACTCTACGCTATCACTATCCGTCACGCTCTCATCGCTTTCACTCTATGAATTTAATAAATCTTCCACttccatttgattttttttttttttttttttgtgtttgtgAAATATGAATTGATAGTAGTGTAGGGTAAATAATGGAATGAGAGTGTATGTATATATTGAGAAAATGTAGTGTATTATTGGTTTAAAAGAAGAAAAAATATTAAAGAAAGAGCCGTTGGaggagaaaaagaaaaaagaaaaataaataattataatgggcCCCACAAATTCGCCCGTTAGAAAGGTGAGGGGGATGGCTGGCGGTCCTCGTGGCGAATCGGTGGTGGTGGGGGTGAAACGGGTGGCAGTCAGTGGCGGTTCTTTTCACGAGCCACTACATGTGGCCTTGTAATGAGACATTAAGAACCTAATTTAACAACTTGAGAATACAATTGAAAAATCTATCACTTAGATGCCTAAAtttaattaaacatgtatttgaatTTATACTAACGACACCATTTAACTTTCGTCAAGGTGCATAAACTTTTTATATAAGCGGttatatattagttttaaaaagcaATTTTAATTTGTTCAAATGGCATTTGTAATCACTGACAGGGGCTTATATGTAGCaggaaatttcatatttgaatacgTCACATACCCGATCATCTCCACGAATACACCTTCCTGAAGAAACCTATCAACTCGAATAATTCCAAGCTGTAGCACGCATACTTGAATATGGCGAGGGAAAGTAAAACCCCTTGCGGGATTCGAACCAAGGTCACCCGCAGAAAGACCTCAAAGTTCAAAATCTCTTGTTACCACTCAGACAAGTACCTCGGACCTCGGTGTTAaaaaaaaagttatatatattttttttggacagcgattgggatcacccgagggggactaaatcacccgttgcgatcatcttccgtttcgactatgccgatgcagcgataatagtgAGTTGATATGTATAAGATGTTATATATCATAACAACACAACAATTGTTGTTAGAAAAACttgtatatttatttacacatttaTGTTTTCTAGTGCTAAATAATAATTCTAAGCAAGTTCTTAAAATAAGGAGCTCTACTCAATATGCCAAATCCAACGTAAAATTAGGGGCAATTGAACAACGCGCTAAACGTTACATATGAAGAGGCTCGATTTATAATTCGAGCTTGACATTTAAGATTGAGCTTGAGGCTTGAACTTAACAAGAGCATCGGGCTTGATAACGCTTAAGCTCGAGACGATCTCAAGTTGCTTGATCAAAGATCAACTAATTGACACAACATATTTGAGTTAACACGTATAATGCTAACACTCTAATTTGCACATGATTTCTTATTATAACTGGAatcaaataaatttaaaattaaacgTATCACACGATCACTTCAACCTCAACACAACATTGGTAATAATGCTCATGAGTAAATTCATTTAAAGTCTCACCACGCGATTCAAAAAGAACATCGCAATTATTAAAGTAACTACAAATATTCATTAAAATTCAAAAAGGTTGCATCTTATCAGCATTTTAAGTCACTGAATCATATTAAAGATTCTGAGCTAACAATAATGTCTAATGTCTAACGTATCCCTTAAACCAAAACTTAGctcattaattatattataatgttTCTCAAAAGAACGTTAGATGAAATTAATTGTCTAGTTTCTGTGTGTTTTTTGATTGAGGTGTTTGTTTGAGTTCGGTTGGCTCGTTGATAAATAGCGTGTAGGTTTTCGTATTCTAGTTTCGAGCAATTCCGGTTATTTGTTGTATATTTGCTCTGTTTTTTCATCTTTCGATGAATTAACTTTGTATATAGCATTCGTTATTttagtaaaaaataaaataaaaagttagATCATTTATCATATTGTAATAGGTGATTATTAACCATGAATCCAtgcttataaaaataagtaatcaaagatacttaatttaaataTTTGTATAAATTGCCAAGAATAAAAGTATATTTAGTAaaacaattattattttttatctactattatatttaattaatcaaACATTCGAAATAACTATTGATAACTGGATTATAGTATGTTAGAAAACACCACAGAACACTGTATAGAAGAGTCAATGAagaaaatactaatactaaaaaaGTATAGTATaaagtttataaaaaaataaaGGGAACTATCGAGTGTTTTAACTATAAATTAAACAAAAGAATTAGGTTGTGCATCGTCGACCCCATTTGTAACAGCTTTGTAGCTCTGTCAAAATGCACATACACCATCATTATGATCATCAAACCTTTATGGGTGGACAGCTTCCTAATATTTTTTATTAAGTAAATAATcttctatacattattataaagcgcgtgTCAATAATCCTACGTGGTAGTCTATTATTAATTCTGGTTAAATTTGCTTATGTGGCGGCTTATGGTTAACTTACAATTTATAGTAATTATCTTTTACACTTAGGAGATTCCAAATCAATCAAAACTTATCCATTGGTTAAATTTGCTTATGTGACGGCTTATGGTTAGCTTACAATTTATAGTAATTATCTTTTACATTTAGGAGATTCCAAATCAATCAAAACTTAttcatacatttatttattattatttaaataaagataaagatatgggggatgattctcacacacacttttttgatcctcacacacctattttaaccttttactcttctaataatactcaattagtgtgtgaggatcaaaaaagtgtggtgagaatcatccccctaaagATATAGCTGATTCTAACTtccatatatattataataataaattaataatgattCTATATATAAAGATATGACCGATTCaacttttttattatcattataataataaataataatgaataatgaatatatattaataataatgaattcaTATACTACGTACAACGTAAATGGAATCATATACAACGTAATATGATTCATATTAATTTTAGATATTTTCTCGATTagtaaatatatacggagtataaaaaagacaatccttcccctatccgagaataaagacaagtcatttctccacccagagtgaaaacactctcaaaagttgaGAATGTCCTCCCTCtccctattcgacggatagagagatggcttccgagtggacctccgtttAATAAGTACggcaaaaaaattaaaaataataaaataaaataaaaaataaaactgagacaccatgaaaatggtaaaatcaaattttcatggtttttaaatcctgtctgaaatttaatttaggctctaagagttagtcaagtcgacaataaatcgacgcttgctgttgactcaaCAACTAGAGCCGTAAAGGAGTTattcattgtaattgtattatacattttatCAACATCAATACTAAATTATCGTAAATTAATTTACAAaactgtcgtgcaacgcacgggctcataaaaaaACTAGTAGAGTATAAGATTGTATGTTTTGGTTTCCTGATCTTTTCTACATTAGTATATGTAATAATATCGTTttgattgcctttcaaaaaaaaaaaaagaaaaaaaaatgtagatTTTAAGTTTGTAAATCAAACCTAATAATAAGATTTTTATATTTTTTGAGTTGTACGTCATTCTAACAAAAAtaagattttattttatttttagtattatatataaaatatataaaaaataaataaaatagaactGATAAGGGTGAGTTTATAAATTAGTCGATGGTTAGAGTTTATATTACGAGTTGGGTTAGTTTTGGTTTAAAGTTGAAAATTACTATATTAACTACTACACAAAAATGATGAACAGTATCAGGGACATTTTCGTCTTTTAACTTATTTTACTGTGGCAACGGAATCACTGTAGCTCGTTTAGCATTGTAGCAACGGAGTACTGTAGCAGCGGAATCACTGTAGCAACGGTACTGtagcaaatttttttattttatatttttctctacccgttataacaatttttatttccttttttggtttcttttatatttttctccacaaaataacgacttaattgcgttaaatttttaaaagtcaacaactTTATAGCGAaatgtaaatatatttaaaataacatttaaatctttgatggGTTATAGCTTTTAGTTCGACTCAAGTTGCGCtttaacgacatcatcgttagccacgaaataattttacaaactaaacgcaataaaatacattaaaaaccgaaccccCGACGCGAAACGAAGGTTCCACAACTAATTTATTTTATAGCAAAAAATAATAGGAACCCCCCTCCCCCCTCCCCCTCCCccaagttgaaaattagagtttactTTTTTCAAATGTTTCACTAAAACAACTAGAGTCCCTGATTTATTCTTCACTATCTTATTTAGAATGTTCCTAATTaattatttacttttataaatgagaaaataaagttttttAAGAGAGTGTCAAATTTTTGAGTGTTACATTTGTAGTTGGTGATATGATAAAATATTATTGATAGTtgagtataaaatatattaattgagaatatataaaaattaatgctaAAATTTGATTGACTGGAGGGGACTTGACCTTTTTTTTTCTCCACCCTCATGATTAACGCCTCATTTCCGTCAGCTCTGTCGCCCCATTAAAGGCGTTAGGACCGTCAGAGCCCTGTCACCTAAATTTTAATGTCATCCGAGGGAAGAATTTGATGCCCCATTAATATTAAAATCTTTTTATAACTAATCCAATAAAATAAAATTGTAGTAGATTAATATTTATTGTTGTTAACAACGGTTCATATATTATAGAAATTAAAGTTAGGTAGCTGAGGAATCTTTTACTTTTGAGGTTATCAATTTATCATTACTGATTAGGTGCATATTTTTCTGTCACGCTTTACAAATCATAAAAATACGTTTTCGTGATTTGAGGAGTGCAAATTAGCGTTACGTTAGGGAAAAAACATCTGAACATCAAAGACGTCAGGATGAACATAAATGGCAGGTATGAACATATATGGCATGAATAGGTTTTCCTTTGACTATCAGTTCGAATGTAATGTGATTTTTGGAATCATCCTCATTCGTATATTTTTATTTAGTTTGGAATTTGGACCTGTTTTTATCGGGGATTTGAGCATTCTTAGTTTCTGGTTGTCATCTTTTCCCGAATGGTTGGCTAAGTCGAGCCATTTGAGTAGGTAGTGTCAATTTTGTGGTTGCGtacgtttgtttgtttgtttgtttgtttgttttaaaaaaa of the Rutidosis leptorrhynchoides isolate AG116_Rl617_1_P2 chromosome 5, CSIRO_AGI_Rlap_v1, whole genome shotgun sequence genome contains:
- the LOC139848704 gene encoding uncharacterized protein, translating into MSKSLFNRIGHAILSYESQPKPDYFQYFDQHFDATGQLGFNIFQKCTSAIRQLAYGIAPDAFDEYLHMGASTSRDCLNNYCKCIIHIFAREYLRKPTEEDIRRLHAKHLEMHGFPRMLGSLYCMHWAWKNCPVAWQGHYHRGDHEGPT